Proteins encoded within one genomic window of Sphingomonas sp. NBWT7:
- the queF gene encoding preQ(1) synthase, which translates to MTLHLGQTSALPATPEEAVLDYVPNPRPGRTYLVRFAAPEFTSLCPVTGQPDFAHIVIDYVPGDTIVESKSLKLFLGSFRNHAAFHEDCTVGIGERLVAEMAPRWLRIGGYWYPRGGIPIDVFWQSAAPPADLWLPDQGVPSYRGRG; encoded by the coding sequence ATGACACTTCACCTTGGACAGACCAGCGCGCTTCCCGCCACGCCGGAAGAAGCGGTGCTGGATTACGTGCCGAACCCACGGCCCGGCCGCACGTATCTCGTGCGGTTCGCGGCACCGGAATTCACGTCTTTGTGCCCGGTAACGGGGCAGCCCGACTTCGCGCACATCGTGATCGACTACGTGCCCGGCGACACGATCGTCGAATCGAAGTCACTCAAGCTGTTCCTCGGCAGCTTCCGCAATCATGCTGCGTTCCACGAGGATTGTACCGTCGGCATCGGCGAGCGGCTGGTCGCCGAAATGGCGCCGCGGTGGCTGCGCATCGGCGGTTACTGGTATCCGCGCGGCGGCATTCCGATCGACGTGTTCTGGCAGAGCGCGGCGCCGCCCGCAGATCTTTGGCTGCCGGATCAGGGCGTCCCGTCGTATCGGGGGCGCGGCTGA